The genomic stretch CTCCGGTGACACGTCCCGGTGGACGATGTTGAGCGGGTTGCCGTACAGGTCCACCTTGGTGTGCGCGTGGTGCAGGCCCGCGCAGACGCACGAGGCAATCTTCACCGCGTACACCAGCGGGAAGGGAATCCCCAGCGCCTCCGCCTTGGGGACGACGCGGCGCATGTCCCGCCCGGACACGTAGTCCATGGCGATGAAGTAGCTGTCCGCAATCTTTCCCAGGTCGTGAATCTGCACGACGTTGGGATGGTTGAGCTGCGAGGCGAGCCGGGCCTCGTTGAGGAACATCTTCACGAAGGCCGCGTGCTTGGACAGATGCGGGCGGATGCGTTTGATGACGACGGGGGACTCGCGGCCGTCATCCTGCTGCTGATGCGCGAGGAAGATTTCGGCCATGCCCCCCACGGCGATGCGGTCGATGAGGCGGTACTTTCCAAAGCGGCCGGTGTCGCGCTGCGGGGCGGCGGGAGGCATGGCCCGGCGAGCCTACCTGTGCCGAGCCGCGGAGTGGCAACAAACTTGGGTGAGGCTCGACAGGCTTCTATTCGAAGCTGCAAGCCTCTCGGGCCTCATCCGAATGAGCGTAGCAGCTTGCGAGTGAGCGGGCCGAGGGCTCACCTCCCCGGCCGCTGGTACTACCGGACCTGCACCCGGTGCACCTTCAGCGCGGGTTCCTCTCCGGGCGGCGGTGGGAAATCCAACGCGGACGGCCCCAGCGAGCCCAGCGATTTCCCCTGGCGTCCCGCCTGAGTCACCCCTTCGAGCACCATGGCCTCGAAGCGGCGGGCAGGCAGTCCCGCGTGGTTGCAGCACGCCACCAGTTGGCCTCCCGGGCTCACGACACGCGCGGCGGCCTCGGCCAGCCGGGCATAGTCGCGCGCCGCGGAGAACCGGCCGCTGCGCGTCGTCGAGAACGACGGCGGGTCCGAGATGACGATGTCGAAGGACTCGCCCTTCTTCGCCAGGCGCTTGAGCCAATCGAACACGTCGCCGGCCACATAGTCATACCGGTCCACCGTCTGGCCATTGAGGCGCGCGTTCTCCTCGCCCCACTCCAGCACGCGCCGGCTCGCATCCAGGTTGAGCGCCCGCTTCGCGCCGCCCGCCATGGCCACGACGCCAAAGGCACAGGTGTACGAGAAGAGGTTGAGCACGGTGAGGCCCCGCGCCTGCGACAGCAGCCACGCCCGCGTGTCCCGCATGTCCAGGTACAACCCCACCGACAGCCCTTGCGCCGGACGGATGAGGAACGCCAAGCCGTTTTCGAGCGCGGTGAAGGACTCCACCGCTTCGCCCCGGGCGGGTGCCTCGGGCGCGAGCGACTCCTTCGCCACGTTGGCCAGGACACGCGCCTCCCGCGGCCGGCGCTTGAGGTAGAGGCTTCGAGGCGCCCAGGCGGCCATGGCCGCGTCGAGCAGCGTCTCCTCCTCGGCCGGCGTGAAGTCCCGATAGAGGCTGATGACGTACACGTCGCCAAATACGTCCGCCGTCACATCCGGCACGCCGTCCGCTTCGGCATTCACCACGCGCCAGGCCGTGGTCCGCGCGTCTCCAAGCAGCGACCCGCGCCGGCCGCGCGAGGCGCGCAGCGTCTCCACCAGGGAAGAAGGCAATGCGCTCATGCCGCCGCTCAACTGCCCAGACGCGCGCGCGTCCAGACACGCTCCAGCGCCTGGGTCGCCGCGCGGGAAAGCGCCACGTAGTCGAGCCCCAGCAACTGGCCCTCCCGCACGCAGACCCGGCCGTTGACGATGGTCCACCCCACCGGTGAATGCGCCAGTTGCCCGAGCAGATAGGGCGAGTAGCCCGTCTCCGGGTCCGCGGTGGGCACGACGTCATAGACGACGAGGTCCGCGATGCACCCCTCCTCCACGTTCCCGGAGGGCAGGCCAAACAGCCGCGTACACAGCTCCGCCGGGCCATTGACGAGCAGGTGCGCCAGCGCGCCATCCACGTCGGGCATCCTTCCGGAACGGGAGATGCGCAGCACGCCCACCAGCGCGGCGAGCAGTTCGTCCTGGAGGCTGCCATGGCCCCCCGTGCCAAGCCCCAGCAAGTGGACCCGCGACAGCACCGCGTCCATGGGGTCCGCGCCACGCTCCAGCGCGCGCACACCCCGGGCCGCCAGCGCCACGAAGGCCCCGCTCTGCTCCAGCAACTCCGCCTCCGCGCTGTCCAGCACGCGCGCATAGCCCGCGATGGCACGCGGCCCCAGCAGCCCCAGCGCATCCAGCCGCGGGACCACGCGTTTGCCGTGCTGCGAGTAGGTGGAAGAGAGGTCGTCCTCGCTCTCCGCGAGGTGGAAGACGGTGGGCGCGTCCAGCACCCGGCTCAGCTCCGCGATGCGGCGCAGCAGCGCGTCGTCACAGGTGAACGACGCATGGAAGCCAAGCGCGCCCCGGACCAGTGGGTGGTCCCGATACGCGCGGGTGAAGTCCGCGTTGGCGTCCAGCCACGTCTGCGCCTGCGCCGCGCCGTCCAGCCCGTGGGTGGAGTGGCTCGTCACCAGCCGCAAGCCTACCGCCTCCGCGGCGCGCGCCTGGGCGGCGAGCCCTCCGGCCACGTCCTGACAGGACAGGTGCTCCACCGCCAGGGTGACGCCGTGGCGCAGGGCCCGGGCCGCCGCGTAGCGGGTGAGTGCCTCCACGTCCTCGTTCGTGAGCAGCCGCGCCACGTGCCGGAGCCGGTCCAGGCGCTCGCGGGGCGGAAGCATCAGGAAGTGCCCCGTGGGCGGCAGCAGCTGGCCGTTGACGAGGTGCGTGTGGCAGTCCACCAGTCCCGGCGCCACCAGCCGGCCGTGACAGGCGACTTCCCAGTCCCCGGGCAGCACGGGCACCTGGGCGTCCGGAGCCACGCGACGGATGGTGTTGCCTTCCACCACCACGGCCATGCCATGGCGGACGCGACCGTCCGCCCTGAACACGGCACAGTTTTTCAGAAGCAGGCGGCCTTCCATGAAAGCCCTGTTCTAACACGGGCCCGGCGCGGCGCGAGGGGCGCCGCCGCCAGCGAGCATGTTAGGGTCCGTACGGTATGACGCCGCTGAGCCCCGCCGTGAACTCCCCGTCTCCCGTGACGGCCCCCTCCCCGCGAGGGGCGCTGGCCTTCCGGGGCTTGTGGCTCTTCTCACCGCGGGCAGATGCCCTCATCGTCGCCCTGCCCCTGGCCCTGGCCCTGTGCACGGCGGCCGCCAACGTCTGGCTGGCCCCGGGCGCCGCGGAAGGCGCGCACCGTCTGTCCGCCTGGACGGCGCAGAACCTGCTCGGCAACGCCACCCACGTCATCCTCACGTTCCTGCTCTTCGCGGTGCACCGGGACGTGCTGACGTCCGCCCCGGGTCAACCCCGGCAGGTGCTGGCGGGCTCGCTGGGCATGCTCGCGGTGGGCACGGTGCTCTTCTTCACCTTCTACGCGGAGCGCACGGCGCACACGTATGGCGTGGCGGTGATTTTCAACGTCTTCGGCACGCACCACACCCTGTCCCAGCACCGGGGCATCTGGTCACTCCACGGGCTGCGCGCGGGCAAGGCCGGCCTGCCCGGCGCGTCGGCGCTGGAGCGCAAGCTGCAACAGATGTACGTCCCGCTGCTGCTCACGCTGCTGCTGGTGCGCATCTTCTTCGTGCCGGAGGCGCCCGGGCCCGATGCGCCGGCGTACCTCGACATTGGCCAGGGCGCGGTGCTCCCGCACGGCGCGCTGGGGGTGCTGCTGGCGGTGTGGCTGGGCTACTTCATGCTGCTGTTCCGCACGGTGCTGCGCGCGGAGGCCGTCAGCGGGCCCAAGGTGCTCTACCTCCTGGCCATGGCGACGGCGACCGGGCTGGTGCTGGTGGCGCCCACCTGGGGCTACGTCATGCTGCCCGGCATGCACGGCCTGGAGTACTACATGCTCACCGCGCGGATGCTGGAACCCCGCGAAGGTGACACGCCCCGGTTGCCGCGGAAGTTCATCGTCCCGGCCATGATTGCGTCCATGCTGCCCCTGCTGGCGCTGGGCGCGGTGCACGGTCTGCTCCAGCAGGGCGTGGTGCGCGGCGCGCTGGGCAGCAACATGGGCGTGGCGGAGACGCACCCCCTGCTGCGCGCCATGACGTCCCTGGGCTTCGCGGTGGTGCTGGCGCACTACTTCGCGGACGCCCTCATCTACCGCTTCCGGATTCCCTCCATCCGCGCGGTGATGTTGAAGCGGCTGGGCTTCAGCTAGCCGCAAGGAGCATCGGAGGCCCCCTGCCGCTCCGCGTTGGCCGCGAAGGCGTCCCGCAGGAACAGCGACAGGCCAGGGCGCACCTTGTCGATGTTCTCCGTGAAGCGCGTGTCCGCCACGTACATCTCCCCCAGGCCCCGGTGCATGGCGGGAGGGCACGCGTAGAACCACTTGCCCAGGTATTGGCGGTGCGCCTCGGCCAGGTCCATGGCAGCGGCCGACGCGGCCCGGGTGCCCGCCGCGAGCAGGTCCGCCAACGCCTGGAAGAGGGCATCCCCCTCCTCCTTGATGCGCTTCCAGTCCTCCTTCTTGTAGCGCGCCGTCCTCCGCGCGGACTCCTTGTAGGCCTCCGTGTTCCCCCAGCGCTGCTTCGCTTCCTCCTCGTACTTCGAGGGGTCGAAGTCGCCAAAGGCCTCGAACATCGCTTCCTTGTCCACGTGCGTCCCCTTCTCCAGCGCGTCCAACGCTGCGTCCACGGCGTGCACCAGCGCGTCCAGACGGGCGGCCCGCTCCGTCAGGAGCTGCCGCTGCATCCGCAGCGCGGTGCGCAGGTCGAAGGTGGGGTCGCCCAGGATGCGGCGGATGTCCTCCAGCGGGAAGCCCAGCTCCTTGAAGAAGAGCACCTGCTGGAGCTTCTGGAGGTCCGCCTGCGAATAGAGCCGGTAGCCGGCTTCGCTGCGGTCCGAAGGACACAACAGGCCCAGCTCGTCGTAGTGGTGCAACGCGCGGATGCTGATTTTCGCCAGCCGGGCGACCTGGCTCACCGTCAGGGCCATCTCCACCTCTTGAAGAGGAGGTGTAGGGCCTCACGTCGCGTGAGGGTCAAGCCCCTGGGCGGGGGTGCTGCCACTTCCGGCCGGGCACCGGGCTGACGACTCAGCCCTCGACCTCGGCCGCCCGAGAGGAGCCACCCGCACGAGGCAGGTATGGCTCCCCCCGGAAGGACACGGCTCAGTACGCGTTGTTCTGGCCGAACGTCTTGATGGTCTTCTTCTCCAGCTGGCGCTGACGCTCGGTGGCCTCGGACTCAACGGAGGCGTTACCGGCCAGCGCGTCGGCGGAGGCGCCGAACAGCTTGCGGATGTTGTCGCCGAACAGGGTCACCACGCCGATGGCGGCGATCGCGATGAGGGCGACGATGATGATGTACTCAGTCATGCCCTGGCCACGAGCCTTGCGGAGCTGCTGCTTCTTCGAGATCGCCTTCATGGAACTCTCCGGGGATTGCAGTGGTGGAAAAGACACCCTGCTGCTTGGGTGATTCGCACCCTAGGGCAGATCCCACTTCCACCTCCATCGGTCATCGGGAGGATGCCAGGAATTCTCAGTGATTCCGGGCAATTGGCCCGATTTGGATGATCCAAGGCCCCATTTCAGGGGCTCCCAGGAGCGGCGACGGGCATTTGGGCGGTGCCTTCGCAGCTCGAACGAGGCAGCGCCTCGCAGAGTGAGCGCAGCGCCCGGGCCAGATGTTCGTCGTCCGGGTGCCGGGCCGCAACCTCGCGCCCCATGGACACGGTGTCGTGCAGGGCACCTACAGGCGTCCACATGGTGCGCGAAGCCCAGGTCTGGGCCGTCACCAGCCTCAGGTAGGCCGTCACCAGGGCGGGCTCGCGTCCGCCCCGCGCCACCTCGGGCTCCAGGAGCGAGGCGGCCAGCGTCAAATCCTGCTGAGCCAGCGCCGCCTTGCCCAGGGCCAGGGCGGACTCGGGGCTGTCGGGGGCCAGCCGCCGCCACTGCGCGGCCGCGCCGCGCACCATGGGGTCATTGGGCGCATGGTAGCGCTCGATGTTCCGGTACAGCCCGGCGGCCTGCTCCGCGGTGGGCGGGTGCTGCTGGACGTAGTCGTGCAGGAAGAGGCGGTCCGCCCCTTCGGGCGCGCGCCGCTCGTCCCTCACGCGCACGTCCAGATTCGACACGAAGAAGGCGATGGGCGACGCGTACTCCAGCAGGTTGTGGTCGTCCGTGTTGATGGGCCCCTCACCGGCGAACTCGAGCTGGCCGGCCTCGCTGTGCACCTGCTTGGACAGCAGCGC from Myxococcus xanthus encodes the following:
- a CDS encoding class I SAM-dependent rRNA methyltransferase, which gives rise to MSALPSSLVETLRASRGRRGSLLGDARTTAWRVVNAEADGVPDVTADVFGDVYVISLYRDFTPAEEETLLDAAMAAWAPRSLYLKRRPREARVLANVAKESLAPEAPARGEAVESFTALENGLAFLIRPAQGLSVGLYLDMRDTRAWLLSQARGLTVLNLFSYTCAFGVVAMAGGAKRALNLDASRRVLEWGEENARLNGQTVDRYDYVAGDVFDWLKRLAKKGESFDIVISDPPSFSTTRSGRFSAARDYARLAEAAARVVSPGGQLVACCNHAGLPARRFEAMVLEGVTQAGRQGKSLGSLGPSALDFPPPPGEEPALKVHRVQVR
- a CDS encoding amidohydrolase family protein is translated as MEGRLLLKNCAVFRADGRVRHGMAVVVEGNTIRRVAPDAQVPVLPGDWEVACHGRLVAPGLVDCHTHLVNGQLLPPTGHFLMLPPRERLDRLRHVARLLTNEDVEALTRYAAARALRHGVTLAVEHLSCQDVAGGLAAQARAAEAVGLRLVTSHSTHGLDGAAQAQTWLDANADFTRAYRDHPLVRGALGFHASFTCDDALLRRIAELSRVLDAPTVFHLAESEDDLSSTYSQHGKRVVPRLDALGLLGPRAIAGYARVLDSAEAELLEQSGAFVALAARGVRALERGADPMDAVLSRVHLLGLGTGGHGSLQDELLAALVGVLRISRSGRMPDVDGALAHLLVNGPAELCTRLFGLPSGNVEEGCIADLVVYDVVPTADPETGYSPYLLGQLAHSPVGWTIVNGRVCVREGQLLGLDYVALSRAATQALERVWTRARLGS
- a CDS encoding MerR family transcriptional regulator, which encodes MALTVSQVARLAKISIRALHHYDELGLLCPSDRSEAGYRLYSQADLQKLQQVLFFKELGFPLEDIRRILGDPTFDLRTALRMQRQLLTERAARLDALVHAVDAALDALEKGTHVDKEAMFEAFGDFDPSKYEEEAKQRWGNTEAYKESARRTARYKKEDWKRIKEEGDALFQALADLLAAGTRAASAAAMDLAEAHRQYLGKWFYACPPAMHRGLGEMYVADTRFTENIDKVRPGLSLFLRDAFAANAERQGASDAPCG